Below is a genomic region from Aurantimonas sp. HBX-1.
GAGCCGGCACCGACGGCTCCGGCGCCGGCAGCGGTTCGACCGCCTGGGCGGCGACGGGCAGCGGCTGCATCAGCACGGTCGCGGCCAGCCACGCGGTCGCAAGGGACATGATCGGCAGGCGGCGCAGACTGGCGTTCATCGCGGGTCCTTTCGGATCGGGAAGGCGGCGGCCGACATGTCGTACGCCTGCTGGCAGGTCATCTGGATGACGTCGAACGAATCCGCCCGCGCCTACCAGCCCGCCGGGCCCGCTCATCCCTCCGCCATGGCGTAGGGCGCAAGCCCGGATCGGGAGCGGAGCGGAAAAAAGCGACCGAATCAAGTTGTTTGGGAGCCGTTGACGCGGGCGTGACTGTAGCGGTGCCTCCCTGCCCGATGCCGGACGCCGGTCCGATCAATGCCGGACGAGCCAGACGACGAGAACACCGGCGACGGCGGCGGCGAGGCCGGCCGCCCGCATCGTCGCGTCGGGCATCGCCTGCATACGCAGGGCCATGTCGCGGACCGGGCCGGGAAACAGGCAATAGGCGACGCCCTCGATCACCAGGAGGAGACCGAGGGCGACCGCGAAGTCACTCACTGCGCGGTGGCAGCGGGCGCCGTTCCGGGCTCGATCTCGGAAACGTCGGCCCCTTGCGCACTGCCGGCAGCCTCGGCCGCCGCGGGTGCGTCGGCAGCTTCCGGTGCCTCCGCACCGTCGGTCGCCGGCGTGCCGGCCGCTGCCGGCGGAACCGGCGCCGTTGCGGCGTCGGCCGCCTGCGGCGCTGCTGACGGCGCGGGCGCCGCGGCTTCCGGTCCGGCCGGCGAAGCCACGGGCCGTCCGGTCGACGCGGCTGCGCCCTCCATCGTGCCACCGTCGTTCTGGAAGTAGCGGAAGAACTCCGAGTCCGGCGACAGCACCAGCGTCGTGCCGGAATCCGCCAGCGAGTCGCGATAGGCCTGCATCGACCGATAGAATTCGAAGAATTCGGGGTTCTCCCCAAAGGCCTCGGCGAAGATGCCGTTGCGCGCGGCGTCGCCCTCACCCTGGAGGATTTCCGCATCGCGCTGCGCGGCTGCCACCGTTTCGACGACCTCGCGATCCGCACCGGCACGGATCTCCCGCGCTGCCACCTGGCCGCGGGCCCGCAGCCGCTCCGCTTCCGCGAGCCGCTCGGCCTGCATCCGCTCGTAGGTCTGCTGCGAGACCTCCTGCGTCAGGTCGGTGCGAAGGATCCTGACGTCGGTCAGTTCGAGCCCCAGCGACGCGGCGTCCGGCCGGATCTGGTCGCGCACCTGGCGCATCATGTCGCCGCGCTCGGCCGACAGCGCCGCCTCGAAGCCGCGCAGGCCGTAGACCCGGCGCAGCGC
It encodes:
- the hflC gene encoding protease modulator HflC; amino-acid sequence: MANRFYGILIAVAVVVLLVWNSIFIVNEKEQAAVLRFGEIQRVVSEPGLYFKMPFSFAGADNVRKLPDRLLRFDLDDIRVQVSGGKFYEVDAFLVYNISDAARFLQSVSGSIPQAEQRLRTRLDAALRRVYGLRGFEAALSAERGDMMRQVRDQIRPDAASLGLELTDVRILRTDLTQEVSQQTYERMQAERLAEAERLRARGQVAAREIRAGADREVVETVAAAQRDAEILQGEGDAARNGIFAEAFGENPEFFEFYRSMQAYRDSLADSGTTLVLSPDSEFFRYFQNDGGTMEGAAASTGRPVASPAGPEAAAPAPSAAPQAADAATAPVPPAAAGTPATDGAEAPEAADAPAAAEAAGSAQGADVSEIEPGTAPAATAQ
- a CDS encoding DUF2065 domain-containing protein codes for the protein MSDFAVALGLLLVIEGVAYCLFPGPVRDMALRMQAMPDATMRAAGLAAAVAGVLVVWLVRH